One window of the Montipora foliosa isolate CH-2021 chromosome 4, ASM3666993v2, whole genome shotgun sequence genome contains the following:
- the LOC138000919 gene encoding uncharacterized protein: MSDWEPKTRFSWIGYTIDTKIGLIHANEERIQKLSSELEQIRANLQLSDLVYVRLLASIVGQIISLSASCGSVTQIMTRYLYIIINSRRSWNSEVFLSIQRKEELLFCKNNLRALNGVLFWAPPFIPSKLVFSDASSTGCAAFIQGSGLVFHTNWSLEESQKSSTWRELATIKLSLEAFDQDIAGHRLRWYTDNQNVFRVIRVRSMIKELHELALDIFFFLSKHKEIQLDVDWIPRDQNVAADRLSRITDYDDYSFHDDVIKRLDALWGPHSIDRFACSYNANLPRFNSRFLQPGSEAVDAFSQDWALENNWVVPPVTLIGRVLRHMRDYISCAGVWADLAKLKVPSLRQLASRLQSSVVASKAAGTTDAYRRAFLRWRNFARSKDEIQEFPAKTEHVALYLQHLMDTTRSHTAVDSAIYAIQWAHGLAGIPSPTDSPIIHGLRQTAKRLSGTRVVNKKEPISVDMIKSLVNRSNLENLLDLRNLCIFLLAYSGFFRIEEALHIKYGDICFHDNYVAINVVKSKTDQLRKGNEVVIARGSESDTCPVKMLSRYLARIKQDLLEHDNYIFRPLLKTRTGHKLVLVNKPLSYSTIRDHFKASFKDIVPDISRFGTHSLRAGGASAVANAGVNDRLFQRHGRWKTASAKNGYVDDNLESRLTVSKMLGI, translated from the exons ATGTCTGATTGGGAGCCCAAGACACGGTTTTCGTGGATCGGCTACACCATCGATACAAAAATAGGGTTAATTCACGCCAACGAGGAGAGAATTCAGAAGCTTAGTTCTGAGCTTGAGCAAATACGTGCTAATTTGCAATTATCGGATCTTGTTTATGTCAGGCTTTTAGCATCTATTGTTGGTCAAATAATTTCCTTGTCAGCAAGTTGTGGCAGCGTGACACAAATTATGACCAGATATCTGTACATTATCATAAATTCTCGGCGCTCGTGGAATTCCGAAGTTTTTCTCAGCATTCAAAGGAAAGAGGAGCTTTTGTTCTGCAAAAACAATCTGAGAGCTTTAAACGGCGTTTTGTTTTGGGCGCCCCCGTTTATTCCTTCCAAATTAGTGTTTTCTGATGCCTCATCCACGGGTTGTGCGGCTTTTATTCAGGGCTCTGGCCTAGTGTTTCACACAAATTGGTCGCTAGAAGAGTCACAAAAGTCCTCTACCTGGAGGGAGCTTGCTACAATAAAGCTATCGCTCGAAGCATTTGACCAGGATATTGCAGGCCACAGGTTGCGCTGGTACACAGACAATCAAAACGTTTTTAGGGTGATTCGGGTCAGAAGTATGATTAAAGAATTACATGAGCTTGCATTGGAtatctttttcttcctttctaaACATAAGGAAATTCAGTTGGATGTGGACTGGATTCCACGCGATCAGAATGTTGCCGCTGATCGCCTAAGTAGGATTACCGATTACGACGATTATTCGTTCCATGATGATGTTATCAAGCGGCTAGACGCGCTTTGGGGTCCGCATTCCATAGATAGATTTGCTTGTAGTTATAATGCGAATCTACCCAGGTTCAATTCACGGTTTCTACAACCAGGTTCGGAAGCAGTTGACGCATTTTCCCAAGACTGGGCCTTAGAGAACAATTGGGTAGTACCCCCAGTGACCCTCATTGGTAGAGTTTTAAGGCACATGCGAGACT ACATTTCCTGCGCAGGAGTGTGGGCGGACCTGGCCAAGTTAAAGGTTCCTTCTCTTAGGCAACTGGCCTCAAGGCTTCAGTCGTCAGTTGTGGCATCCAAGGCTGCAGGCACCACAGATGCCTATCGGAGGGCGTTCCTTAGATGGAGAAACTTCGCAAGATCAAAGGATGAAATTCAAGAATTTCCAGCCAAAACGGAGCATGTCGCCTTGTACCTCCAACATCTTATGGACACGACACGTTCCCATACTGCAGTAGACTCGGCTATTTATGCCATTCAATGGGCCCATGGCCTAGCGGGAATTCCTTCCCCAACAGATAGTCCTATTATTCATGGGTTGAGGCAGACTGCCAAAAGGTTAAGCGGAACTCGAGTAGTCAATAAGAAAGAGCCCATTTCCGTAGATATGATCAAGAGCCTTGTCAATCGTTCAAATTTAGAAAATCTGCTCGATTTAAGAAACTTGTGTATATTTTTGTTAGCTTATTCAGGATTTTTTAGGATCGAGGAGGCTCTCCATATAAAGTACGGAGACATCTGTTTCCATGACAATTACGTGGCCATTAATGTTGTCAAAAGCAAGACAGATCAACTCAGAAAGGGTAACGAAGTAGTTATTGCCAGAGGCTCAGAATCGGACACTTGTCCAGTAAAGATGTTGAGCAGATATCTTGCTAGGATTAAACAAGATCTTCTTGAGCACGATAATTACATTTTTAGACCTTTACTTAAAACTCGTACTGGGCATAAGCTAGTATTGGTTAACAAACCACTTAGTTATTCAACTATAAGAGATCACTTTAAAGCTTCCTTTAAAGACATCGTCCCGGATATTTCCCGTTTTGGTACTCATTCATTGAGGGCAGGGGGCGCTTCTGCTGTCGCCAACGCAGGAGTTAATGATCGACTTTTTCAAAGGCACGGCAGATGGAAAACAGCTTCCGCCAAGAATGGATATGTAGATGACAACCTAGAATCCAGATTAACCGTCTCAAAAATGTTGGGTATCTAG